One window of Rhizobium leguminosarum genomic DNA carries:
- the uvrA gene encoding excinuclease ABC subunit UvrA, with the protein MSELKTISIRGAREHNLKGIDLDLPRNKLIVMTGLSGSGKSSLAFDTIYAEGQRRYVESLSAYARQFLEMMQKPDVDQIDGLSPAISIEQKTTSRNPRSTVGTVTEIYDYMRLLFARVGVPYSPATGLPIESQTVSQMVDRVLDFGEGTRLYILAPLVRGRKGEYKKELAELMKKGFQRVKVDGQFYEIAEAPVLDKKYKHDIDVVVDRIVVRSDVSARLADSLETCLKLADGLAVAEFADKPLPPEETSAGGSANKSLNETHERVLFSEKFACPVSGFTIPEIEPRLFSFNNPFGACPTCDGLGAQQKIDRDLIVPEPERTLRDGAIAPWAKSTSPYYNQTLEALGKHYGFKLGTRWNELSDEAKDVILNGTDDKIEFHYADGARSYTTQKNFEGIITNLERRWKETDSAWAREDIERFMSAAPCPSCNGFRLKPEALAVKINTLHIGEVTGMSIRIARDWFETLPASFNAKQNEIAVRILKEIRDRLRFLNDVGLEYLSLSRNSGTLSGGESQRIRLASQIGSGLTGVLYVLDEPSIGLHQRDNARLLDTLKHLRDIGNTVIVVEHDEDAIMTADDVVDIGPAAGIHGGQVIAHGTPQDIMDNPQSLTGKYLSGELGVPVPDERRKQKKGREIKVVGARGNNLKNVTAAIPLGVFTAVTGVSGGGKSTFLIETLYKSAARRVMGARENPADHDRIDGFEHIDKVIDIDQSPIGRTPRSNPATYTGAFTPIRDWFAGLPEAKARGYQPGRFSFNVKGGRCEACQGDGVIKIEMHFLPDVYVTCDVCHGKRYNRETLDVTFKQKSIADVLDMTVEEGVDFFAAVPAVRDKLQSLKDVGLGYIKVGQQANTLSGGEAQRVKLAKELSKRSTGRTLYILDEPTTGLHFHDVAKLLEMLHELVNQGNSVVVIEHNLEVIKTADWVLDFGPEGGDGGGEIVATGTPEAIVKEKRSYTGHFLKELLERRPAKRAAAAE; encoded by the coding sequence ATGAGCGAACTGAAGACGATCTCCATCCGCGGCGCGCGCGAGCACAATCTCAAGGGCATCGATCTCGATCTGCCGCGCAACAAGCTGATCGTCATGACCGGGCTTTCGGGCTCCGGCAAATCCTCGCTTGCCTTCGACACGATCTATGCCGAGGGCCAGCGGCGCTATGTCGAGAGCCTGTCGGCCTATGCCCGGCAGTTCCTCGAAATGATGCAGAAGCCCGATGTCGACCAGATCGACGGGCTGTCGCCTGCCATTTCGATCGAGCAGAAGACCACCTCGCGCAATCCGCGCTCGACGGTCGGCACCGTCACCGAGATCTACGACTATATGCGCCTGCTCTTTGCCCGCGTCGGCGTTCCCTATTCGCCAGCGACCGGCCTGCCGATCGAGAGCCAGACCGTCAGCCAGATGGTCGACCGCGTGCTCGATTTCGGCGAAGGCACCCGTCTTTATATTCTTGCGCCGCTCGTGCGCGGGCGCAAGGGCGAATACAAGAAGGAACTGGCGGAGCTGATGAAGAAGGGCTTCCAGCGCGTCAAGGTCGACGGCCAGTTCTACGAGATCGCCGAGGCGCCGGTGCTCGACAAGAAATACAAGCACGACATCGACGTGGTCGTCGACCGCATCGTCGTGCGCTCGGATGTCTCGGCCCGCCTGGCCGACAGCCTGGAAACCTGCCTGAAGCTCGCCGACGGGCTGGCGGTGGCCGAATTCGCCGACAAGCCGCTGCCGCCGGAGGAGACCTCGGCCGGCGGCTCGGCCAATAAGTCGCTGAACGAGACGCATGAGCGCGTGCTGTTTTCGGAAAAATTCGCCTGCCCGGTCTCCGGCTTCACCATTCCGGAGATCGAACCAAGGCTGTTTTCCTTCAACAATCCCTTCGGCGCCTGCCCGACCTGCGACGGCCTCGGCGCCCAGCAGAAGATCGATCGTGACCTGATCGTGCCCGAGCCGGAGCGGACGTTGCGCGACGGAGCGATAGCGCCCTGGGCCAAGTCGACCTCGCCCTATTACAACCAGACGCTGGAAGCGCTCGGCAAACATTACGGCTTCAAGCTCGGCACCCGCTGGAACGAACTTTCCGACGAGGCCAAGGACGTCATTCTCAACGGCACCGACGACAAGATCGAGTTCCATTATGCCGACGGCGCCCGCTCCTATACGACGCAGAAGAATTTCGAAGGCATCATCACCAATCTCGAGCGGCGGTGGAAGGAGACCGATTCCGCCTGGGCGCGAGAGGATATCGAGCGCTTCATGTCGGCGGCCCCCTGCCCGTCCTGCAACGGCTTCCGCTTGAAGCCCGAAGCGCTGGCGGTGAAGATAAACACGCTGCATATCGGCGAAGTCACTGGCATGTCGATCCGCATCGCTCGCGATTGGTTCGAGACCCTACCGGCCAGCTTCAACGCCAAGCAGAACGAGATTGCCGTGCGCATCCTGAAGGAGATCCGCGACCGGCTGCGCTTCCTCAACGATGTCGGCCTGGAATATCTGAGCCTGTCGCGCAACTCAGGCACGCTGTCGGGCGGCGAAAGCCAGCGCATCCGGCTGGCCTCGCAGATCGGCTCGGGGCTGACCGGCGTGCTTTACGTGCTCGACGAGCCGTCGATCGGCCTGCATCAGCGCGACAATGCCCGGCTGCTCGACACGCTGAAGCACCTGCGCGACATCGGCAACACCGTCATCGTCGTCGAACATGACGAGGATGCGATCATGACGGCCGACGACGTGGTCGATATCGGCCCGGCCGCCGGCATTCACGGCGGCCAGGTCATCGCCCACGGCACGCCGCAGGATATCATGGACAATCCGCAGTCGCTGACCGGCAAATATCTGTCGGGCGAACTTGGCGTTCCCGTTCCCGACGAGCGCCGCAAGCAGAAGAAGGGCCGCGAGATCAAGGTGGTCGGGGCGCGCGGCAACAATCTGAAGAACGTCACGGCGGCAATCCCGCTCGGCGTGTTCACGGCGGTGACCGGCGTTTCCGGCGGCGGCAAGTCCACCTTCCTGATCGAGACGCTTTATAAATCGGCGGCTAGGCGGGTCATGGGCGCGCGCGAAAACCCGGCCGATCACGACCGCATCGACGGCTTCGAGCATATTGACAAGGTGATCGACATCGACCAGTCGCCGATCGGCCGCACGCCGCGCTCCAACCCGGCGACCTATACCGGCGCCTTCACGCCGATCCGCGACTGGTTCGCCGGCCTGCCGGAAGCAAAAGCGCGCGGCTACCAGCCGGGCCGCTTCTCCTTCAACGTCAAGGGCGGGCGCTGCGAGGCCTGCCAGGGCGACGGCGTCATCAAGATCGAGATGCACTTCCTGCCCGATGTCTACGTCACCTGCGACGTCTGCCACGGCAAGCGCTACAATCGCGAAACGCTCGATGTCACCTTCAAGCAGAAGTCGATCGCCGACGTGCTCGACATGACGGTGGAGGAAGGCGTCGATTTCTTCGCGGCGGTGCCGGCCGTGCGCGACAAACTGCAATCGCTGAAGGATGTCGGCCTCGGTTATATCAAGGTCGGCCAGCAGGCCAATACGCTCTCGGGCGGCGAGGCGCAGCGCGTCAAGCTGGCCAAGGAGCTGTCAAAACGCTCGACGGGACGCACGCTCTACATTCTCGACGAACCGACGACCGGCCTGCATTTCCACGACGTCGCCAAGCTGCTTGAAATGCTGCACGAACTGGTCAACCAGGGCAATTCCGTGGTGGTGATCGAACACAATCTCGAAGTCATCAAGACGGCCGACTGGGTGCTCGATTTCGGTCCCGAAGGCGGCGATGGCGGCGGCGAGATCGTCGCGACTGGCACGCCCGAGGCAATCGTCAAGGAGAAGCGCTCCTACACCGGGCACTTCCTCAAGGAATTGCTGGAACGGCGGCCGGCGAAGAGGGCGGCTGCGGCGGAATGA
- a CDS encoding GNAT family N-acetyltransferase: protein MTMRPASPEDLERITTLTAAAYRPYTELFSAPPVPVTEDYTLRIERGEVWLREIGGETAGLVVVEQHSDHLMLFSIAVSPAFQGGGHGLAMLRWLEDKAREWAQPEIRLYTNALMERNIALYRAFGFEETGRRPNPYRPGWTLVDMAKQIGAA, encoded by the coding sequence ATGACGATGCGGCCAGCGTCGCCCGAAGATCTAGAAAGGATCACGACGCTGACAGCAGCCGCCTATCGGCCCTATACCGAACTGTTCAGCGCTCCGCCGGTGCCGGTGACGGAAGATTACACGCTTCGTATCGAACGCGGCGAAGTCTGGCTCCGCGAGATCGGCGGCGAGACGGCCGGCCTAGTGGTCGTCGAGCAGCATTCCGATCACCTCATGCTATTCAGCATCGCGGTCTCGCCGGCCTTTCAGGGTGGCGGGCATGGGCTGGCAATGCTGCGCTGGCTGGAAGACAAGGCGCGCGAATGGGCGCAGCCTGAGATCCGGCTCTACACCAATGCGCTGATGGAGCGGAATATCGCGCTCTATCGCGCCTTCGGCTTTGAGGAAACGGGTCGCCGGCCGAACCCTTATCGGCCAGGATGGACGCTCGTCGACATGGCGAAACAGATCGGCGCGGCCTGA
- a CDS encoding DUF72 domain-containing protein, which yields MTKSGTIRTGIGGWTFEPWRGHFFPDDLKQKDELNYASRQLKVIEVNGTYYSTQKPAVFAKWAADVPDGFIFSLKATRFVTNRRVLAEAGESMDRFLSSGISELGDHLGPLLWQFAPTKKFDPDDFEAFLKLLPAKQDGLALRHVVEVRHDSFKVPEFVALLAKYGVAPVCAEHFEYPMIADVTADFVYARLQKGSDDFPTCYPDKDLKAWASRLETWAEGKVPDDLPLIDGDRKVKAEPRDVFAFMIHEGKVNAPHGAIALQKLLQQ from the coding sequence ATGACGAAATCCGGCACTATCCGCACCGGCATCGGCGGCTGGACCTTCGAGCCCTGGCGCGGGCATTTCTTTCCCGATGACCTGAAACAGAAGGACGAGCTGAATTATGCCAGCCGCCAGCTGAAGGTCATCGAGGTCAACGGTACCTATTACAGCACGCAGAAGCCGGCGGTTTTCGCCAAATGGGCGGCTGACGTACCCGACGGTTTCATCTTCTCGCTAAAAGCGACGCGTTTCGTCACCAACCGGCGAGTGCTTGCCGAAGCCGGTGAATCAATGGACAGGTTCCTGTCCTCGGGTATCAGCGAACTCGGCGATCACCTCGGGCCGCTGCTCTGGCAGTTCGCGCCGACGAAGAAGTTCGATCCGGACGATTTCGAGGCCTTCCTGAAGCTGCTGCCGGCAAAACAGGACGGGCTGGCGCTCCGCCACGTGGTCGAGGTGCGGCACGATTCCTTCAAGGTGCCGGAGTTCGTGGCACTGCTTGCGAAATACGGCGTGGCGCCGGTCTGCGCCGAACATTTCGAATATCCGATGATCGCTGATGTGACGGCCGACTTCGTCTATGCCAGGCTGCAAAAGGGATCGGACGATTTCCCGACCTGCTATCCTGATAAGGACCTGAAGGCCTGGGCAAGCCGACTGGAGACCTGGGCGGAGGGCAAGGTCCCGGACGATCTGCCGCTGATCGATGGGGATCGCAAGGTGAAGGCCGAGCCACGCGACGTCTTCGCCTTCATGATCCACGAGGGCAAGGTCAATGCGCCGCATGGGGCGATCGCCCTGCAGAAATTGCTCCAGCAATAA
- a CDS encoding NAD(P)H-hydrate dehydratase: MSHEISDLLLTPAEMAAVDAAAAASGIDSFALMERAGAAVAAAALRLHPGALRFVVLCGPGNNGGDAYVAARHLQEGGATVALFHLGDPARLKGDAARARAGCAIQGEQLHLYDPETGDVVIDGLFGAGLGREVPADVRTVIEQVTEAGLPVLAIDLPSGLDGRTGRVLGAAFPACNTITFMTRKPGHLLMPGRGLCGELEVFDIGIPARIVRAAAGGVIAENRPDAWKGVLPAEQLETHKYKRGHLVVFSGEADKTGAARMSAIAGLKAGAGLVTIAAPRAAMAANAAHLTAVMLHAIDDAADLEDWLADKRLQSFVLGPGFGIGVSVSVRARGFVSALAERHLVLDADGISSFKDDPQQLFDLFRGEPRLVLTPHEGEFARLFPDIAGDDALGKVDKSVAAARRANAAIVYKGADTVIAAPDGRALINTNAPVWLATAGSGDVLAGIIGGLLAQGLPAFEAAAAGVWLHGEAGQRAGKGLTAEDLAPAVLPL; encoded by the coding sequence ATGAGCCATGAAATCTCCGATCTTCTTCTCACGCCTGCCGAAATGGCCGCGGTCGACGCTGCCGCTGCCGCATCCGGCATCGATTCCTTCGCCTTGATGGAAAGGGCAGGGGCGGCGGTCGCGGCGGCGGCTCTGCGCCTTCATCCCGGAGCTTTGCGCTTCGTCGTGCTCTGCGGGCCTGGTAACAATGGCGGCGACGCCTATGTCGCGGCAAGACATCTGCAAGAGGGCGGGGCGACAGTGGCGCTCTTCCATCTCGGCGACCCCGCCAGGCTGAAGGGCGATGCGGCTCGCGCGCGAGCCGGATGCGCGATCCAGGGTGAACAGCTCCACCTCTATGACCCCGAAACCGGCGACGTCGTCATCGACGGCCTGTTCGGTGCGGGGCTCGGCCGTGAGGTGCCGGCCGATGTCCGCACGGTGATCGAGCAAGTCACTGAGGCCGGTCTCCCCGTGCTTGCCATCGATCTGCCGTCCGGCCTGGATGGCCGCACCGGCAGGGTGCTGGGGGCCGCCTTCCCGGCCTGCAACACCATCACCTTCATGACGCGCAAGCCCGGCCATCTGCTGATGCCTGGCAGGGGGCTTTGCGGCGAGTTGGAGGTCTTCGATATCGGCATTCCCGCCCGCATCGTCAGGGCTGCGGCGGGCGGCGTCATCGCCGAGAACAGGCCGGATGCCTGGAAGGGTGTGCTGCCGGCCGAGCAGTTGGAAACTCATAAATACAAGCGCGGTCATCTGGTCGTCTTCTCAGGCGAGGCCGACAAGACGGGGGCCGCGCGCATGTCGGCGATCGCGGGCCTGAAGGCCGGCGCCGGCCTGGTGACGATCGCAGCCCCGCGCGCGGCAATGGCCGCCAATGCTGCGCATCTCACCGCTGTCATGCTGCATGCGATCGACGACGCGGCCGACCTCGAAGATTGGCTCGCCGACAAGCGGTTGCAAAGCTTCGTTCTCGGCCCCGGCTTCGGCATCGGCGTCAGCGTCAGCGTCAGAGCGCGCGGCTTCGTCTCGGCCCTTGCCGAGCGCCATCTCGTGCTCGATGCCGACGGCATCTCCTCGTTCAAGGACGATCCGCAGCAGCTGTTTGACCTTTTCCGGGGTGAGCCGCGTCTGGTGCTGACGCCGCACGAGGGCGAATTCGCCCGGCTCTTTCCCGATATTGCCGGCGACGATGCGCTGGGGAAGGTTGATAAATCAGTCGCCGCCGCCCGCCGCGCCAATGCCGCGATCGTCTACAAAGGCGCCGATACCGTCATCGCGGCGCCGGATGGCCGCGCGCTGATCAATACCAACGCGCCCGTCTGGCTTGCCACCGCCGGTTCCGGCGACGTGCTCGCCGGCATCATCGGCGGATTGCTCGCCCAAGGCCTGCCGGCCTTCGAGGCCGCGGCCGCCGGCGTCTGGCTGCACGGAGAGGCAGGGCAACGCGCCGGCAAGGGGCTGACGGCGGAGGATCTCGCGCCAGCGGTATTGCCGCTTTAG
- a CDS encoding P-II family nitrogen regulator, whose protein sequence is MKKIEAIIKPFKLDEVKEALQEVGLQGITVTEAKGFGRQKGHTELYRGAEYVVDFLPKVKVEVVLADENAEAVIDAIRKAAQTGRIGDGKIFVSNIEEVIRIRTGETGIDAI, encoded by the coding sequence ATGAAAAAGATCGAAGCGATCATTAAGCCTTTCAAGCTGGACGAAGTGAAGGAAGCCCTTCAGGAAGTCGGCCTGCAAGGTATCACGGTCACGGAAGCCAAAGGCTTCGGCCGTCAGAAGGGCCACACGGAACTTTACCGCGGAGCCGAATACGTCGTCGATTTTCTGCCGAAGGTAAAGGTCGAGGTCGTACTGGCCGACGAGAACGCGGAGGCCGTCATCGACGCGATCCGCAAGGCGGCGCAGACCGGCCGCATCGGCGACGGAAAAATCTTCGTCTCCAACATCGAAGAGGTCATCCGCATCCGTACCGGCGAGACCGGCATCGACGCTATCTGA
- the glnA gene encoding type I glutamate--ammonia ligase: MATASEILKQIKENDVKFVDLRFTDPKGKLQHVTMDVVCVDEDMFADGVMFDGSSIGGWKAINESDMVLMPDTETVHMDPFFAQSTMVIVCDILDPVSGEAYNRDPRGTAKKAEAYLKASGIGDTIFVGPEAEFFVFDDVKYKADPYNTGFKLDSTELPSNDDTDYETGNLGHRPRVKGGYFPVPPVDSAQDMRSEMLTVLSEMGVVVEKHHHEVAAAQHELGIKFDTLVRNADKMQIYKYVVHQVANAYGKTATFMPKPIFGDNGSGMHVHQSIWKGGKPTFAGDEYAGLSESCLYYIGGIIKHAKAINAFTNPSTNSYKRLVPGYEAPVLLAYSARNRSASCRIPFGTNPKAKRVEVRFPDPTANPYLAFAAMLMAGLDGIKNKIHPGKAMDKDLYDLPPKELKKIPTVCGSLREALESLDKDRKFLTAGGVFDDDQIDAFIELKMAEVMRFEMTPHPVEYDMYYSA, from the coding sequence ATGGCGACCGCAAGCGAAATTCTGAAGCAGATCAAGGAGAACGACGTGAAGTTCGTCGATCTGCGCTTCACCGACCCGAAGGGCAAGCTGCAGCATGTGACGATGGACGTTGTCTGCGTCGACGAGGACATGTTCGCTGACGGCGTGATGTTCGACGGCTCCTCGATCGGCGGCTGGAAGGCCATCAACGAGTCCGACATGGTGCTGATGCCGGATACCGAGACGGTGCATATGGACCCGTTCTTCGCACAGTCGACCATGGTCATCGTCTGCGATATTCTCGATCCGGTTTCCGGCGAGGCCTATAACCGCGATCCGCGCGGCACCGCCAAGAAGGCCGAAGCCTATCTCAAGGCATCCGGCATCGGCGACACGATCTTCGTCGGCCCGGAAGCCGAATTCTTCGTCTTCGACGACGTCAAGTACAAGGCCGATCCCTACAACACCGGCTTCAAGCTCGATTCGACCGAACTGCCGTCGAACGACGACACCGACTATGAAACAGGCAACCTCGGCCATCGCCCGCGCGTCAAGGGCGGCTATTTCCCGGTTCCGCCGGTCGACAGCGCCCAGGACATGCGTTCGGAAATGCTGACGGTTCTCTCCGAGATGGGCGTCGTCGTCGAAAAGCATCACCATGAAGTCGCCGCCGCCCAGCACGAACTCGGTATCAAGTTCGATACGCTGGTGCGCAACGCCGACAAGATGCAGATCTACAAATACGTCGTCCATCAGGTGGCAAATGCCTATGGCAAGACGGCGACCTTCATGCCGAAGCCGATCTTCGGCGACAACGGTTCGGGCATGCACGTCCACCAGTCGATCTGGAAGGGCGGCAAGCCGACCTTTGCAGGCGACGAATATGCCGGCCTTTCCGAGAGCTGCCTCTATTACATCGGCGGCATCATCAAGCATGCCAAGGCGATCAACGCCTTCACCAATCCGTCGACGAATTCTTACAAGCGTCTCGTCCCGGGCTACGAAGCCCCCGTGCTGCTGGCCTATTCGGCTCGCAACCGCTCGGCCTCCTGCCGCATTCCGTTCGGCACCAACCCGAAGGCAAAGCGCGTCGAAGTCCGTTTCCCGGATCCTACCGCCAACCCCTATCTTGCCTTCGCCGCCATGCTGATGGCCGGCCTCGACGGCATCAAGAACAAAATCCATCCCGGCAAGGCCATGGACAAGGATCTCTACGACCTGCCGCCGAAGGAATTGAAGAAGATCCCGACTGTCTGCGGCTCGTTGCGCGAAGCACTCGAAAGCCTCGACAAGGACCGCAAGTTCCTGACGGCCGGCGGCGTGTTCGACGACGACCAGATCGATGCCTTCATCGAGCTGAAGATGGCAGAGGTGATGCGTTTCGAAATGACGCCGCATCCTGTCGAATACGACATGTACTATTCGGCCTGA
- the hspQ gene encoding heat shock protein HspQ produces MKERVAKFSIGEVVRHKVFPFRGVIFDVDPEFANTEEWWNSIPAEVRPSRDQPFYHLLAENDESEYVAYVSEQNLMNDESGTPLRNPQIYQIFDQAPSGQFKPKMSFAH; encoded by the coding sequence ATGAAAGAAAGAGTAGCAAAGTTCAGTATCGGCGAAGTGGTCCGGCACAAGGTTTTCCCGTTTCGCGGCGTCATCTTCGACGTTGATCCGGAGTTCGCGAATACGGAGGAATGGTGGAATTCCATTCCGGCCGAGGTGCGCCCGAGCAGAGACCAGCCCTTCTATCACCTGCTCGCCGAAAATGACGAAAGCGAATATGTCGCTTATGTCTCCGAGCAGAATCTGATGAACGATGAAAGCGGCACGCCGCTTCGCAACCCGCAGATCTACCAGATTTTCGATCAGGCCCCGTCAGGGCAGTTCAAACCCAAGATGAGCTTCGCCCACTAA
- a CDS encoding invasion associated locus B family protein, with protein MMFKSEKKMRAALSVLAVMFGAASAPVSSFAQEAAAPADGQAQAAGAPKLGWYKTCSKQEDNDICVVQNLILANGGQLVTAVGLISVSGKINRKLLQVSVPTARLIPPGVIMQIDGGKGQKLDYAVCLPDKCTAEVPLTDAMIASLKKGSDVIFTSINFRRAPNPIKISLEGFTGAYDGEPVSENKLAASQRSLQEGMQKKAEEARKKLEDAQKAAKAQ; from the coding sequence ATGATGTTCAAGTCTGAAAAGAAAATGCGGGCAGCGCTGTCCGTTCTGGCAGTGATGTTCGGCGCCGCTTCGGCTCCGGTCTCCTCCTTCGCCCAGGAAGCCGCGGCTCCTGCCGATGGCCAGGCGCAGGCCGCCGGCGCGCCGAAGCTCGGCTGGTACAAGACCTGCAGCAAGCAGGAAGACAACGACATCTGTGTTGTCCAGAACCTGATTCTCGCCAATGGCGGCCAGCTCGTCACGGCCGTCGGCCTGATCTCGGTTTCCGGCAAGATCAACCGCAAGCTCCTGCAGGTCTCGGTTCCCACGGCACGCCTGATCCCCCCGGGCGTCATCATGCAGATCGACGGCGGCAAGGGCCAGAAGCTCGACTACGCCGTCTGCCTGCCGGACAAGTGCACGGCCGAAGTTCCGCTGACCGACGCGATGATCGCCAGCCTGAAGAAGGGCAGCGACGTGATCTTCACCTCGATCAACTTCCGTCGCGCCCCGAACCCGATCAAGATCTCGCTCGAAGGCTTCACCGGTGCCTATGACGGCGAACCGGTTTCCGAAAACAAGCTCGCCGCAAGTCAGCGCAGCTTGCAGGAAGGCATGCAGAAGAAGGCCGAAGAAGCCCGCAAGAAGCTGGAAGACGCCCAGAAGGCAGCCAAGGCGCAGTAA
- a CDS encoding extracellular solute-binding protein: protein MLRIVVSLVLSLLCGAVAAEPLHGIAMHGEPALPADYKHFPYVNPDVKKGGKITYGVVGTFDSLNPFILKSMRTTARGMWDPEYGNLVYESLMQRSRDEPFTLYGLLAESVEWDDDRSFIQFNLNPKAKWADGQPVTPEDVMFTFELMRDKGRVPFANRLNVVAKMEKVGEHSVRFTFNEKADRETPLIFGLFPVLPKHAIDPETFDRSSLTPPVGSGPYKVKTVKPGESITYERDPNYWGKDIPAKVGTDNYDTITVQYFLQDTTLFEAFKKGDVDVYPDGNPGHWANAYNFPAVTSGSVVKDVATPKLPSGMLGFVFNTRRPIFADLKVREGLSLVFDFEWANKNLYSGAYKRTQSFWQNSELSSFGVPANAAELALLGPIKSKIAPDILDGTYKLPVTDGSGRDRSVLKQAVGLLKEGGYAIQGGKMVDASGRQLAFEIMTQNADQEKLAVAYQRSLQTIGIAASIRTVDDSQYQSRTNSFDYDMIMKSYTSSLSPGNEQLGRWSSAAKTREGTDSFAGVADPDIDTLIDHLLRARSAEDFTAAVRSYDRLLLSGHYVLPLYHIDQQWLARSKRIGHPDSVPLNGYQLPVWWDTSVQ, encoded by the coding sequence ATGCTCCGGATCGTCGTCTCCCTCGTCCTCTCGCTGCTGTGCGGCGCTGTTGCCGCCGAGCCGTTGCATGGAATCGCGATGCATGGAGAACCGGCCTTGCCGGCTGATTACAAACACTTCCCTTACGTCAATCCTGATGTGAAGAAGGGCGGCAAGATCACCTACGGCGTCGTCGGCACTTTCGACAGCCTCAACCCGTTCATTCTGAAGAGCATGCGCACGACGGCGCGCGGCATGTGGGATCCGGAATATGGCAATCTCGTCTACGAATCGCTGATGCAGCGCTCCAGGGACGAGCCCTTCACGCTCTACGGCCTGCTGGCCGAGAGCGTCGAATGGGACGACGACAGGAGCTTCATCCAGTTCAACCTCAATCCGAAGGCGAAATGGGCTGACGGCCAGCCGGTTACGCCTGAGGACGTGATGTTCACTTTCGAATTGATGCGCGACAAGGGCCGCGTGCCCTTCGCCAACCGCCTCAACGTCGTCGCCAAGATGGAAAAAGTTGGCGAACACAGCGTGCGCTTCACCTTCAACGAGAAGGCCGACCGGGAGACGCCTTTGATCTTCGGCCTTTTCCCGGTTCTGCCGAAACATGCGATCGATCCGGAAACCTTCGACCGTTCGTCGCTGACGCCGCCGGTCGGCTCCGGTCCCTACAAGGTGAAGACGGTGAAGCCCGGCGAGAGCATCACCTATGAGCGTGATCCGAATTACTGGGGCAAGGACATTCCCGCCAAGGTCGGCACCGACAATTACGACACGATCACCGTCCAGTATTTCCTGCAGGATACGACGCTGTTCGAGGCTTTCAAGAAGGGTGATGTCGACGTCTATCCCGACGGCAATCCCGGCCATTGGGCCAATGCCTATAATTTCCCCGCCGTCACCTCAGGCTCTGTCGTCAAGGACGTGGCAACGCCGAAACTGCCAAGCGGCATGCTCGGCTTCGTGTTCAACACGCGCCGGCCGATCTTTGCCGATCTCAAGGTGCGGGAAGGCCTGTCGCTGGTGTTCGATTTCGAATGGGCAAACAAGAACCTTTATTCCGGCGCCTACAAGCGCACCCAGAGCTTCTGGCAGAATTCCGAGCTGTCGAGCTTCGGCGTTCCCGCCAATGCCGCCGAGCTTGCCCTGCTCGGGCCGATCAAGAGCAAAATCGCGCCTGACATTCTCGACGGCACCTACAAGCTGCCGGTCACCGACGGCTCCGGCCGCGACCGCAGCGTGCTAAAGCAGGCTGTTGGACTGTTGAAAGAGGGCGGCTATGCGATCCAGGGCGGCAAGATGGTGGATGCCTCCGGCCGCCAGCTCGCTTTTGAAATCATGACGCAGAATGCCGACCAGGAGAAGCTCGCTGTCGCCTATCAGCGTTCGCTGCAGACGATCGGCATCGCCGCTTCGATCCGCACCGTCGACGATTCGCAGTATCAGAGCCGGACGAACAGCTTCGACTACGACATGATCATGAAGTCCTACACCTCGTCGCTGTCGCCTGGAAACGAACAGCTCGGCCGTTGGTCTTCGGCCGCCAAGACCCGCGAAGGCACCGATAGTTTCGCCGGTGTCGCCGATCCCGATATCGACACGCTGATCGACCATCTGCTCAGGGCGCGCTCCGCCGAGGATTTCACCGCGGCGGTGCGCTCCTACGACCGGCTGCTGCTTTCCGGCCACTACGTGCTGCCGCTCTACCATATAGACCAGCAATGGTTGGCGCGCAGCAAGCGCATCGGCCATCCCGACAGCGTGCCGCTCAATGGCTATCAGCTGCCGGTATGGTGGGATACGAGCGTGCAGTAA